GGCCGGAGGTGGTGAACCCCAGCTCGGCCTGGATGACCGGCAGGGCCACGTTCGTGATCGAGAAGTCCAGCGCGATCATGAACTCGGCCAGGCACAGCAGCAGCAGGACCAGCCCGGCGTTCGGGCGCCGTCCCGTCGCGGTCGAGTCGGTCGTGCTCGTGGTGGTGCTGGTCGTGCTCGCCGAGTCCGACGCGACGGTGCCCGTCGGCGTCGGCCCTGCGGCCGTTTGGTCGGCCATGTGAGACAAAGTCGGCTCCTTGATATCGCCGGCGTTACGCCGATGCGCTCACTCTCCCCACCCCGCAACCGGGTAACCAGACCAGAGTCTTTCCTAGTAGTGGGACTACCAGGCTGGGCCGCGCCGGCGGCTCGCGCGAGGCGTTCCGGACGCATCACCTGCGCATTCGTGCCGGTTCGAAAAACCAACGCTCGGGTCGGCCTCGAACAAGGCGCTACCGCAATTCCGTCAAGTCCACCCAGTTGCACCGGCTGCCTTGCCTGGACCCTGTGACGCGGATTGACTCGTGTCGTCAAACAAGACACCGAGATGTCACAGCGGGTGACGGCCATCACGGTCTGTTCACAACCGCCCGGGGCACAGGGGAGAAATTCAGTGGCAGCAACCCTCGACAATGATCTGATCAGCCGCTTCGTCGGCGATTGGTACCGCGCCCTGGACGAGCACGTGACCGAGGAGGAAGTCCTCGGATATCTCGTCCAGGACAATCCCGAGATGACCTTCCCGGAAGGCAAGCTGACTTCCGTCGAGGAATTCCTGGGTTGGTACAGGACGGTCGTCAACCGCTTTTTCGACGAGGTGCACGAAGTCACCGGGGTCACGTCTTCCATTCGTGGCGACGTGGCCGACGTCAAGGTGCGCGTGAATTGGCAGGCGCGCATCTGGAACCCGCCGGCGGCGACCAGCCAGTGGCTGGGCTTCGACGCCGACCAGACGTGGCAGGTGGTGCGGGACGACGCCGGGCGGCTGCGGATCCGCTCCTACGTCGTCGACGCCCTGCACCCGATGCCCGGCTCCGCCGAGCTCTGAGCGAACCTCACAACCAGGGAGTAGAGAAGTGACCCGACGAGTTCTCGTGGTGCTGTCCGAGTACGGCTACTGGGGGGAGGAGCTGGTCGGTCCGCTGGAGGCGTTCGACGCCCGCGGCTACCAGGTCACCTTCGTCACCCCCACCGGCAAGCGCGCCCACGCGCTGCCGCCGAGCATGGACGCCGACTACATCGACCCGCCGCTGGGCCGCACGGTGACCACGCCGGAGATGGCCCGCGCCGTCCGCGCCCTGGACGAGTCCGACCGGCTGGACAACCCGCTCAGCCTGGCCGACCTCATCCCCGAGCGGCCCTACAACAGCTCGATCAACCACCTGCGCGAGCTGGAGGCGTACCACCGCGCCCTGCAGCCCGCGGTGGACGACCTGGTCGCGGCCTACGACGCGCTCGTGCTCGTCGGCGGCTCCGGCCCGCTGGTCGACATGGTCAACAACGAACGCCTGCACGAGGTCACCCTCGCCTTCCACGCCGCGGACAAGCCGATCCTCGCGGAGTGCTACGGCGTCACCGTGCTGGCCTTCGCCCGCGACTGGGAGTCCCGCCAGAGCATCATCTACGGCAAGCACGTCACGGGGCACCCGAAGGAGTACGACTACAAGGACGGCACCGGCTTCCTCGGCGTCGACTTCAACATGGGCCCGCCCCCGTTCCCGCTGGAGTACATCCTGCGCGACGCGACCGGCGCCTTCGGCGGCTTCCACGGCAACGTCGGCAAGGAGCTGTCGGTAATCGTGGACCACCCGTTCGTCACCGCGCGGTCCACTCCGGACTCCGCGCTGTCCGGTGAGCTGCTGGTGCAGATGCTGGAGAACGGCCTCCGCCGCTACGGCTGGTAGGGCGCCACGGGCGGACGCGGCGCCGGTCCGCGCCGCGTCCGCCACCACACTGGGGAAGGTGGAACGAAGCAGATGAGCAAACGACCGGGACGGGTCGCGATCTTCGAGCAGTTCGCGGCCGACGGTATCAAGCACATGTTCGGCAACCCGGGCACCGTCGAGCAGGGCATGCTCGACGCGATGGGGCAGTCCGAGATGGCCTACGTGCTGGCGCTGCAGGAGAGCGTGGCCGTGGCGATGGCCGACGGGTACGCCCGCGCCTCGCAGGGTCCGGGCCTGGTGCAGCTGCACACCGGTGTCGGCCTCGGCAACGCCGTCGGCATGCTCTACCAGGCGAAGCGGGGCGGCTCGCCGCTGGTCGTGATCGCCGGTGACGCCGGGGTGCGCTACGACGCGATGGACGCGCAGATGGCCGTCGACCTGGTCGGCATGGCCGAGCCGGTGACGAAGTACGCCACCCGGGTCACCGACCCGGGGTCGGTGCTGCGGGTGCTGCGCCGGGCGGTGAAGATCGCGATGACGCCGCCGCGCGGGCCGGTGTTCGTGGCGCTGCCCGCCGACGTGCTGGACGCCGTCACCGAGGAGCCCGCGATCCGGACCGTGGTGCCGTCCACCCGCGTGCTGCCCGAGCCCGCCCTCGTGGCGCAGATGGCCGCCGTGCTGAGCGGCGGCAAGCGGCCGCTGGTGCTGATGGGCGACGGCGTCGCGACCAGCGGCGCGCAGCGCGAGCTGGCCACCGTGGCGCAGCTGCTGGGGGCCAGGGTGTACGGGGTGAACTCCTCGGAGGTCAACCTGGACGCGGCCGACCCGTCGTACGCGGGCAACGTCGGCCACATGTTCGGCGCCGACAGCGCGCGCATCGTGGCCGACGCGGACCGCGTGCTGATCGTGGGGACGTACGTGTTCCCCGAGGTGTTCCCGAAGCTGGACAACCCGTTCTCCCGGGACGCGAAGATCGTCCACGTCGACCTCGACTCGTACGAGATCGCCAAGAACCACCCGGTGGACATCGGCGTGGTGGCCGACCCGAAGCTCACGCTCGCGGCGCTGGCCGTGGAGCTGGGCCACCAGGGCGGCGCGGCGGCCACCCGGCCGGTCAGCCGGGCGAACCGGGTCGCGCCCTCGGGGCCGCCGAGCGTGCTGGAGCTGTTCACCGAGCGGCTGGCGCAGCAGGCGCCCAACGACCTCATCCTGTTCGACGAGGCGTTGACCGCGGGCGAGCCGCTGGGCAGGCACCTGCCCGCGCGCGAGCCGGGCCGGTTCTTCCAGACCCGCGGCGGTTCGCTGGGCATCGGCATCCCCGGCGCGCTCGGCGCGAAGCTGGCCCGGCCGGACCAGCCGGTCATCGCCTTCACCGGCGACGGCGGCAGCATGTACACCATCCAGGCGCTGTGGACCGCCGCCCGGTACGGGATCGGCGCCAAGTTCGTCATCTGCAACAACGGGCGCTACCGGTTGCTGGACCACAACATCGACCAGTACTGGCGCGAGCAGGGCATCGAGGCGCACGAGCCGCCGAGCGCGTTCGACCTGAGCAAGCCCGCCATCGGGTTCACCCAGCTGGCCGCGTCGCTCGGCGTGCCGGGCCGGCGGGTGAGCAGGCTGCGCGAGGTGGACGGCGCGGTGGCCGAGATGCTGAGCCACGACGGGCCGTTCCTGATCGACCTGGTGATCGAGTGAGCGGGCAGC
This genomic window from Saccharothrix sp. HUAS TT1 contains:
- a CDS encoding type 1 glutamine amidotransferase domain-containing protein, whose amino-acid sequence is MTRRVLVVLSEYGYWGEELVGPLEAFDARGYQVTFVTPTGKRAHALPPSMDADYIDPPLGRTVTTPEMARAVRALDESDRLDNPLSLADLIPERPYNSSINHLRELEAYHRALQPAVDDLVAAYDALVLVGGSGPLVDMVNNERLHEVTLAFHAADKPILAECYGVTVLAFARDWESRQSIIYGKHVTGHPKEYDYKDGTGFLGVDFNMGPPPFPLEYILRDATGAFGGFHGNVGKELSVIVDHPFVTARSTPDSALSGELLVQMLENGLRRYGW
- a CDS encoding thiamine pyrophosphate-binding protein, with amino-acid sequence MSKRPGRVAIFEQFAADGIKHMFGNPGTVEQGMLDAMGQSEMAYVLALQESVAVAMADGYARASQGPGLVQLHTGVGLGNAVGMLYQAKRGGSPLVVIAGDAGVRYDAMDAQMAVDLVGMAEPVTKYATRVTDPGSVLRVLRRAVKIAMTPPRGPVFVALPADVLDAVTEEPAIRTVVPSTRVLPEPALVAQMAAVLSGGKRPLVLMGDGVATSGAQRELATVAQLLGARVYGVNSSEVNLDAADPSYAGNVGHMFGADSARIVADADRVLIVGTYVFPEVFPKLDNPFSRDAKIVHVDLDSYEIAKNHPVDIGVVADPKLTLAALAVELGHQGGAAATRPVSRANRVAPSGPPSVLELFTERLAQQAPNDLILFDEALTAGEPLGRHLPAREPGRFFQTRGGSLGIGIPGALGAKLARPDQPVIAFTGDGGSMYTIQALWTAARYGIGAKFVICNNGRYRLLDHNIDQYWREQGIEAHEPPSAFDLSKPAIGFTQLAASLGVPGRRVSRLREVDGAVAEMLSHDGPFLIDLVIE